The following coding sequences are from one Haloferax litoreum window:
- a CDS encoding acyl-CoA dehydrogenase family protein, whose translation MEFSLSEEQRLIRKEIRRLCADFGDEYWREKDAAKEYPEEFHQTFADQDWYGLTIPEEYGGHGYGIQEGIIVQQEIARSGAAHAGVGLTGTQIFNSAPLIEYGTTAQKEAYLPGISTGESRLSVAVTEPNAGLDTSRLETFARRDGDEYVVNGQKVWIGGAQRADLMLLLARTEPRDPEHRFRGLTLFLAEFDKDLDTVDVVEMDKAGRVALDSNEVWFEDFRIPVENRIGEEGKGFKYLLTFANSERILVAATAIGIGLAALDKASSYASERVVFDNPIGSYQGIQHPLADSWSKLSLAEAMTQKAAWLYDNGEECGPESNAVKMRASEASVEACERAVRTLGGMGYSEEYDVARYWRESIITVIAPVSNELIKNYIAQKVLGLPRSY comes from the coding sequence AGATTCGGCGACTCTGCGCCGACTTTGGTGACGAGTATTGGCGTGAGAAAGATGCGGCCAAAGAGTACCCCGAGGAGTTTCACCAGACGTTTGCAGACCAAGATTGGTACGGTCTCACGATTCCCGAGGAGTACGGTGGGCACGGGTACGGGATTCAAGAAGGAATCATCGTCCAACAGGAGATTGCCCGGTCAGGTGCGGCGCACGCCGGCGTTGGTCTCACGGGAACACAGATATTCAACTCTGCGCCGCTCATCGAGTATGGAACTACTGCCCAAAAGGAGGCGTACCTCCCCGGGATATCGACAGGCGAGAGCAGACTCTCCGTCGCTGTCACTGAACCGAACGCCGGATTAGATACGTCTCGGCTCGAAACGTTTGCCCGTCGAGACGGTGACGAGTACGTCGTCAATGGTCAGAAAGTATGGATTGGTGGTGCACAGCGAGCAGACTTGATGCTCCTCCTCGCACGAACGGAACCGCGTGACCCTGAACATCGATTCCGCGGACTCACGCTCTTCTTGGCCGAGTTCGACAAAGATCTCGATACGGTCGACGTCGTCGAGATGGACAAAGCCGGAAGAGTTGCGCTCGACTCGAACGAAGTCTGGTTCGAAGATTTCCGTATCCCAGTGGAAAACCGTATCGGTGAGGAAGGAAAGGGGTTCAAGTATCTGCTGACGTTTGCGAACTCCGAGCGAATTCTCGTCGCGGCGACTGCGATTGGAATCGGTCTTGCAGCACTCGATAAAGCCAGTTCGTATGCATCAGAACGTGTCGTCTTCGACAACCCGATTGGGTCGTATCAGGGTATCCAGCATCCACTGGCAGACTCGTGGAGTAAACTCTCGCTCGCAGAAGCGATGACACAAAAGGCCGCCTGGCTCTACGACAACGGCGAGGAGTGCGGTCCGGAATCGAACGCAGTAAAGATGCGTGCGAGTGAAGCATCTGTCGAGGCGTGCGAACGAGCGGTCCGGACGCTTGGTGGTATGGGTTATTCTGAAGAGTACGACGTCGCACGGTATTGGCGTGAATCCATCATCACCGTCATCGCCCCCGTGTCGAACGAACTCATCAAGAACTACATCGCACAGAAGGTCCTCGGACTGCCGAGGTCGTACTGA
- a CDS encoding ABC transporter permease: MSSALRDNLPKLWKRIPNFGKNRVVRTVLSDRELMVYGGFLLLIVFLGIFGEAIAPYDYEATQYAADGTLLRAAPPSIAHPLGTTDTGQDVLSRIIIGARPTVVTGIVGGTLIITLGTLIGVSAGFFGGWVGNILMRLTDFVYGVPLIPFAIVLLAMLGFGLYTSILAIGFILWRGSARVLRSQVLQIKQRPFITAARATGMSSTMIIRRHILPNIAPMILLFFSLGIGYSIVTQAGLAFIGVSNPFLPSWGVMIRNAYTSGYADVAWWWSVPPGVLISLTVLSAFMFGRKYEEISGGSDPGEDVFVQGG, translated from the coding sequence ATGTCATCGGCACTCCGAGACAATCTCCCAAAGTTGTGGAAACGGATTCCAAACTTTGGAAAAAACCGAGTAGTTCGGACGGTCCTCTCTGACCGCGAACTCATGGTGTATGGTGGATTCTTGTTGCTCATCGTCTTTCTGGGGATCTTCGGTGAAGCGATCGCCCCCTACGACTACGAAGCGACACAGTACGCTGCTGATGGAACTCTCCTCCGGGCTGCACCACCTTCGATTGCGCATCCACTTGGAACAACCGACACTGGCCAAGACGTCCTCTCGCGCATCATCATCGGTGCGCGCCCGACAGTCGTCACAGGAATCGTCGGGGGCACACTCATCATCACCTTGGGAACCCTTATCGGAGTGTCAGCAGGGTTCTTTGGAGGATGGGTCGGTAACATCCTCATGCGTCTTACTGACTTTGTCTACGGGGTGCCACTCATCCCCTTCGCAATCGTACTGCTGGCGATGCTCGGATTCGGTCTCTACACGTCGATTCTCGCGATCGGGTTTATCCTCTGGCGTGGGTCTGCTCGCGTGCTTCGATCCCAAGTTCTCCAAATCAAGCAGCGGCCATTCATCACTGCAGCGAGGGCGACAGGTATGAGTTCGACGATGATTATCCGTCGACACATCCTCCCCAACATCGCTCCGATGATACTCCTCTTCTTCTCGCTTGGAATCGGGTACTCGATAGTGACGCAGGCTGGACTCGCGTTCATCGGCGTCTCGAACCCGTTCCTTCCATCGTGGGGAGTAATGATTCGCAACGCCTACACGTCGGGATACGCCGACGTGGCGTGGTGGTGGTCTGTGCCACCAGGTGTACTTATCTCACTGACCGTCCTATCGGCGTTCATGTTCGGACGGAAGTACGAGGAGATATCTGGTGGCTCTGACCCCGGAGAGGACGTATTCGTCCAGGGTGGGTAA
- a CDS encoding ABC transporter ATP-binding protein, whose protein sequence is MGAPLLEVEDLTIQYKTSSGPVTAVSGVTFTVEEAEYFGLVGESGCGKSTIAKSLIGGLDENGSIVGGTIKYRGEEIQDFSDAQLSERIRWKEISLIPQSSMNNLDPLQRVSEQAVEIARTHSDMSKAEALERFGELFETVGLQPSRIHDYPHQFSGGMQQRAVIALALFMEPSLIIADEPTTALDVIMQDQIFKYLDAMKDEFETSMLLITHDISLVFESCQSMAVMHGGQLAETGTVVDLYDTPRHPYSILLQEAFPDIEDPNRELGTIDGTPPRIIGDVNVCTFVDRCPWAIEDCHTAAPPLEQVEGDSRHGVSCFRMDEVHEEYATEKRPDIGTTVEETKADGDA, encoded by the coding sequence ATGGGTGCACCACTCTTGGAAGTCGAAGACCTCACCATCCAGTATAAGACGTCGTCCGGTCCGGTTACGGCAGTCTCTGGTGTGACCTTCACCGTCGAGGAAGCCGAGTATTTCGGGCTCGTCGGCGAATCAGGATGCGGGAAGAGCACCATCGCCAAATCCCTCATCGGCGGGCTCGACGAGAATGGCTCTATCGTCGGAGGGACGATCAAATACCGAGGTGAAGAGATTCAAGACTTCTCGGACGCTCAGCTCAGCGAGCGGATTCGGTGGAAAGAAATCTCACTCATCCCCCAGAGTTCGATGAACAACCTCGACCCCTTACAGCGCGTGAGTGAGCAAGCGGTCGAAATTGCGCGAACACACAGCGACATGTCGAAAGCGGAGGCTCTCGAGCGGTTCGGTGAGCTGTTCGAGACAGTCGGATTACAACCGTCCCGGATTCACGACTACCCACACCAGTTTTCGGGTGGGATGCAACAGCGTGCGGTCATCGCGCTTGCGTTGTTCATGGAGCCATCTCTCATCATCGCAGACGAACCGACGACAGCGCTCGACGTCATCATGCAAGACCAGATATTCAAGTACCTCGATGCGATGAAAGACGAGTTCGAGACGAGCATGCTTCTCATCACGCACGACATCAGTCTCGTCTTCGAGTCGTGCCAGAGCATGGCGGTCATGCACGGTGGTCAACTCGCCGAGACTGGCACAGTCGTCGACCTCTACGACACACCGCGCCACCCCTACTCGATTCTGCTCCAAGAGGCGTTCCCAGACATCGAAGACCCGAACCGTGAACTCGGGACTATCGATGGAACACCGCCGAGAATCATTGGGGATGTGAACGTCTGTACCTTCGTAGACCGTTGTCCGTGGGCAATCGAGGACTGTCACACTGCAGCACCTCCACTCGAGCAAGTCGAAGGGGACAGCAGACACGGAGTCTCGTGCTTCAGGATGGACGAAGTACACGAAGAATATGCTACCGAAAAACGGCCGGACATCGGAACGACAGTCGAAGAAACGAAAGCCGATGGAGACGCGTGA
- a CDS encoding oligopeptide/dipeptide ABC transporter ATP-binding protein: MTDEPILEVRDLRKYFAQNRSLGDMALGRKKDKIQAVDDVSFDLRRNEVKGIIGESGCGKTTLLMTLLGLHEKSGGEILFNGRDYSEFDKEDWKRFRRSVQVIFQDPFDSLDPKMTVKQTLEIPLEVHGIGDREERIRDTLDMVELRPADRYIDRYPNQLSGGEKQRVSIARALILEPDIILADEPVSMLDVSTQAVILKLLSKLTEEQDVSMIYISHDLSTVSYVCDEINVMYLGRIVETAPTMDLLRSPKHPYAEALINAIPVPNPHKKRERTDLEGSTPDPIGLGEGCRFRDRCPERMPICDTTPKYLEVESGRRVACHLHYDHESLPRDTNGDAVVSKSTQASPQT; encoded by the coding sequence ATGACAGATGAACCTATCCTCGAGGTGAGAGACCTCAGAAAGTACTTCGCACAGAACCGTTCGCTCGGAGACATGGCACTCGGGCGAAAAAAAGACAAAATCCAAGCGGTCGACGACGTCTCGTTCGACTTACGTCGCAACGAAGTCAAAGGGATCATCGGCGAATCCGGATGTGGAAAGACGACGCTTTTGATGACACTCCTCGGCCTCCACGAAAAGTCCGGTGGTGAGATTCTGTTCAACGGTCGAGATTACAGCGAGTTCGACAAGGAAGACTGGAAGCGGTTCCGTCGGAGTGTCCAGGTAATCTTCCAGGACCCGTTCGACTCGCTCGACCCGAAAATGACTGTCAAGCAGACGCTCGAAATCCCGCTGGAAGTCCACGGAATCGGCGACCGAGAAGAACGAATCCGGGACACGCTCGATATGGTCGAACTGAGACCAGCAGACAGGTACATCGACCGCTATCCGAACCAGCTCAGTGGGGGGGAGAAACAGCGTGTGTCTATCGCTCGGGCGCTCATCCTCGAACCGGATATCATCCTCGCAGACGAACCAGTCTCGATGCTGGACGTATCGACACAGGCAGTCATCCTGAAACTCCTCTCTAAGCTCACGGAAGAACAAGACGTGTCGATGATATACATCTCGCACGACCTCTCGACGGTCAGTTACGTTTGTGACGAAATCAACGTCATGTACCTCGGTCGTATCGTCGAGACGGCGCCGACGATGGACCTGCTTCGGTCACCGAAGCACCCCTACGCCGAAGCACTGATCAACGCGATTCCAGTCCCGAACCCACACAAAAAGCGTGAGCGAACGGATTTAGAGGGGTCGACGCCCGACCCGATCGGACTCGGTGAAGGGTGTCGGTTCCGTGACCGGTGTCCAGAACGGATGCCAATCTGCGATACGACCCCCAAGTATCTCGAAGTAGAGAGTGGTAGACGTGTCGCATGTCACCTCCATTACGACCACGAGTCGCTGCCGCGAGACACGAATGGAGATGCTGTCGTATCGAAATCGACCCAGGCCTCACCGCAAACATGA
- a CDS encoding ABC transporter permease has product MSKSKFIVVRSLQVVVMMWLILSFLFFFFRLMPGSFEDIMMFQGVRPEQIEVFRQKWGLNDPLYVQYYRYIVNFATGDVGMSLRVRQPVWEVVKMRIFNSFILIAPGITLGYIIGSIVGTLIGTNRGSRFERFGVMATIFIGTLPVFFLGILMIIVFSGWLGWFPSSGMLSQLNAGQFDGQEWWRPYTSRDFMMHYILPFSVIAIRYTNLPSLIMRTSVVEVSGQDFIYYHRVTGLSKLAQLRHIAKHASLPVITVYPISMTRALGGLVLLEVVFNWPGIGFTLVQSVLMRDFPVVQFVFFIVAAFVLLGNFGIDIIYGIIDPRVSVD; this is encoded by the coding sequence ATGAGTAAATCGAAGTTCATCGTCGTTCGGTCACTGCAGGTCGTCGTGATGATGTGGCTCATCCTCTCGTTCCTGTTTTTCTTCTTCCGGCTCATGCCGGGGAGCTTCGAGGACATCATGATGTTCCAAGGCGTCAGGCCGGAACAGATCGAAGTCTTCCGGCAGAAATGGGGGCTGAACGACCCCTTGTACGTCCAGTACTACCGCTACATCGTCAACTTCGCCACGGGCGACGTTGGGATGTCACTCCGGGTCCGTCAGCCAGTCTGGGAGGTCGTCAAGATGCGTATCTTCAATTCGTTCATCCTCATCGCCCCCGGTATCACGCTCGGATACATCATTGGTTCCATCGTGGGAACGCTCATCGGCACGAACCGTGGAAGCCGGTTCGAGCGCTTCGGCGTCATGGCGACGATCTTCATCGGGACGCTCCCCGTGTTCTTCCTCGGAATTCTGATGATCATCGTCTTCTCGGGATGGTTAGGTTGGTTCCCGTCGTCGGGGATGCTGTCGCAACTCAACGCCGGCCAATTCGACGGCCAAGAGTGGTGGCGTCCGTACACCTCACGGGACTTCATGATGCACTACATCCTGCCGTTCTCGGTCATCGCGATTCGGTACACGAACCTGCCGTCTCTCATCATGCGGACGAGCGTCGTCGAAGTCTCCGGTCAGGACTTCATCTACTACCACCGCGTGACAGGGCTCTCGAAGCTCGCACAACTTCGCCACATCGCAAAGCACGCGAGCCTGCCGGTCATCACAGTCTACCCGATTTCGATGACGCGCGCGCTCGGCGGCTTGGTACTTCTCGAAGTCGTCTTCAACTGGCCGGGAATCGGCTTCACTCTCGTCCAGTCGGTGTTGATGCGGGACTTCCCGGTCGTTCAGTTCGTCTTCTTCATCGTCGCAGCGTTCGTTCTCCTTGGGAACTTCGGCATCGACATCATCTACGGTATCATCGATCCCCGAGTCAGCGTCGACTAA
- a CDS encoding MmgE/PrpD family protein, which produces MPETPAERLAHFVSELEPTAVPDTAMQTAARCFVDTLGVLLAGTKEGAGPLTIRSVRKRSGGGPSPLAGTDAYASPTDAAFANATAAHSLDFDDYTVAVPGHTSAVLVPALLALCSSEKALGRSVSGKEALCAYVAGFETMNFVGAAIRPSHYDAGWHATSTLGVFGAAAAGASALRLGTEQTQHALCAAASAAAGVRRNFGSGTKPIHAGTAARGGLSAALSAAAGVTAASDALSGEYGFFDLYAGTTTPDIDSLPELGSPFALVDDGVIFKKYACCGAAHTSVAAAEALVEDGLVASDVARATLSGPKRLEDILRYDVPSTPEEAKFSTRYPVARALAGESGGLSGYTRDALDDELVLDLCHKVRFEVDETRPYHDSGVTVHVELSSGESVTASQSARPGSPVDPISVSELRQKFIECTAETLGDRAPSAFDSVLTIEDAADVSDVVDPLLSTQTP; this is translated from the coding sequence ATGCCTGAGACACCAGCCGAGCGGCTCGCTCACTTCGTCTCTGAACTCGAACCCACCGCTGTTCCAGATACCGCGATGCAGACTGCTGCACGGTGTTTCGTCGACACACTAGGTGTACTGCTCGCAGGGACGAAAGAAGGGGCCGGCCCGCTCACGATTCGGTCTGTCCGAAAGCGAAGTGGTGGTGGTCCATCTCCACTAGCGGGGACCGACGCGTACGCCTCGCCGACAGACGCCGCATTTGCCAACGCGACAGCGGCACATAGTCTCGACTTCGACGATTACACTGTCGCCGTTCCGGGACACACGAGTGCAGTACTCGTCCCAGCACTCCTCGCGCTGTGTTCTTCTGAGAAGGCACTCGGCCGGTCTGTATCAGGGAAAGAAGCGCTCTGTGCGTACGTGGCGGGGTTCGAGACGATGAATTTCGTTGGCGCAGCAATTCGTCCCTCCCATTACGATGCTGGATGGCATGCAACGTCGACGTTGGGTGTTTTCGGAGCGGCGGCAGCGGGTGCGAGCGCCCTCAGACTCGGCACAGAACAGACACAGCACGCACTCTGTGCTGCCGCATCAGCGGCGGCAGGGGTCCGTCGTAACTTCGGGTCCGGGACGAAACCGATACACGCAGGGACTGCTGCGAGAGGTGGACTCTCGGCGGCCCTCTCTGCTGCGGCCGGTGTCACAGCAGCATCTGATGCACTCTCGGGCGAATACGGATTCTTCGACCTCTACGCAGGGACGACCACGCCAGACATCGATTCGCTTCCCGAACTCGGCTCGCCGTTCGCACTGGTGGACGATGGAGTGATTTTCAAGAAGTATGCGTGTTGTGGGGCAGCCCACACGAGCGTCGCAGCGGCGGAGGCGCTCGTCGAAGACGGACTCGTCGCTTCTGACGTCGCTCGCGCGACGCTCTCTGGCCCGAAACGTCTCGAAGACATCCTCCGGTACGACGTGCCATCGACCCCTGAGGAGGCCAAGTTCTCCACTCGGTATCCCGTTGCGAGAGCGCTCGCCGGAGAGTCTGGAGGGCTGTCCGGGTATACGCGAGACGCACTCGATGACGAACTGGTACTGGACCTTTGTCACAAGGTCCGGTTCGAAGTCGACGAGACCCGACCATATCACGACTCAGGAGTGACTGTTCACGTCGAACTATCCAGTGGAGAGTCAGTGACAGCGTCTCAGTCTGCACGACCCGGGTCACCTGTAGACCCGATATCGGTCTCTGAACTGCGACAAAAGTTCATCGAGTGTACCGCAGAGACACTCGGAGACCGAGCACCGTCGGCGTTCGACTCGGTTTTGACCATCGAAGATGCGGCGGACGTGAGCGACGTTGTCGACCCACTCCTATCAACACAAACACCATAA
- a CDS encoding universal stress protein, translated as MTVLAATTGKNIPSEVVRQGYDLASAYGDELVVLHVAPESEFEKHQAELQTIDEFKDYSVIQEEDSIADFAEQVAKESLDEPFDGVSGMGRVGDPADRIIRAADSVDARYVVIGARRRSPTGKAFFGSTTQSVLLNSTRPVVTVLRD; from the coding sequence ATGACGGTTCTGGCAGCGACGACAGGAAAAAACATCCCGAGTGAAGTCGTCCGACAGGGGTACGACCTCGCGTCTGCGTACGGCGACGAACTCGTCGTCCTTCACGTGGCACCAGAATCGGAGTTCGAAAAACACCAAGCAGAACTCCAGACTATCGACGAGTTCAAAGATTACTCTGTGATCCAAGAAGAGGACTCGATAGCGGACTTTGCCGAGCAAGTTGCTAAAGAGTCCCTCGACGAGCCGTTCGACGGTGTCTCGGGAATGGGCCGCGTCGGAGACCCAGCAGACAGAATCATCCGTGCTGCCGATTCGGTCGACGCCCGTTACGTCGTCATCGGAGCCAGAAGACGCTCACCAACAGGGAAGGCATTTTTCGGAAGCACAACCCAGTCGGTACTCCTCAACTCGACCCGTCCAGTCGTGACCGTTCTTCGCGACTGA
- a CDS encoding aminopeptidase, with protein sequence MLAFELSAISRTIVEDMAEVEPDEEVLVVTDAEMMDVATPLAVAARAAGGQTVLSVMPRAEAHGNEPPATIAEAMKAADIVFAVTTKALTHSDARQASATVGTRTYILRGVTTEMMLEGGINTDYEELTRVTTAVSTVLREANTARVTSKAGTDVTMDLTGRGSYVLDGRFYDDGRAAAAIPTGEAPTSPAEGTTNGTIVIDASMDNIGQLETPITLTVTDGVVTDVSGGAEADELRHILENADENAGNIAEFAIGTNPDARFIGNLAEDKKVQGSVHFAVGDNRGIGGTVRSSIHLDGVLAHPTVEVDGVTIVRDGALDTELVFERASEVEER encoded by the coding sequence ATGTTAGCATTCGAACTGAGTGCCATCTCGCGGACAATCGTCGAAGATATGGCCGAAGTAGAGCCTGACGAAGAAGTGTTGGTCGTGACTGATGCAGAGATGATGGACGTCGCGACGCCGCTTGCAGTCGCTGCTCGGGCAGCAGGTGGACAGACAGTGCTTTCCGTGATGCCTCGTGCAGAAGCACACGGCAACGAACCACCGGCAACCATCGCAGAGGCGATGAAAGCGGCCGACATCGTCTTCGCGGTGACGACCAAAGCACTGACCCACTCAGATGCTCGACAAGCGTCCGCAACAGTCGGCACCCGGACCTACATTCTCCGTGGTGTGACGACCGAGATGATGCTCGAAGGAGGCATCAACACCGATTACGAGGAGTTGACCCGGGTCACCACCGCAGTCAGCACGGTCCTCCGCGAGGCGAACACGGCGCGTGTGACATCAAAAGCGGGGACCGACGTCACGATGGACCTCACCGGTCGAGGGTCCTATGTACTCGATGGCCGTTTCTACGACGATGGGCGAGCAGCAGCGGCGATTCCAACAGGTGAAGCGCCGACATCACCTGCCGAGGGGACGACAAACGGGACAATCGTCATCGACGCGTCGATGGACAACATCGGACAACTCGAGACACCGATTACCCTCACAGTCACTGACGGAGTCGTCACCGACGTCTCGGGGGGGGCCGAGGCCGACGAACTCAGGCACATCCTCGAAAATGCAGACGAGAACGCGGGCAATATCGCCGAGTTCGCCATCGGGACGAACCCGGATGCGAGGTTCATCGGAAACCTCGCTGAGGACAAGAAGGTCCAAGGGTCCGTCCACTTCGCTGTTGGAGATAACCGGGGAATTGGAGGAACTGTTCGAAGTTCTATCCACCTCGACGGCGTCCTCGCCCATCCCACAGTCGAGGTCGACGGGGTCACCATCGTGCGCGATGGCGCTCTCGACACCGAATTAGTATTCGAACGTGCTTCGGAGGTCGAAGAACGATGA